A portion of the Edaphobacter bradus genome contains these proteins:
- a CDS encoding AI-2E family transporter: protein MDPGSGKPVTHLKTAGKAIVDWWRAATLDALIVGVLWLIGLELIRVPLAPMWAVLGGMLQIIPTFGSMIALIGPVFSVAVSGHDEWRLGLVLGLYGLIVILEGLVIAPYVLHRKTRVPWWAAFFGPILLGILVPFWGVLFAPPLMAIVFALLEDPAPKSPSSR from the coding sequence ATGGACCCTGGAAGCGGCAAGCCCGTGACGCATCTCAAGACCGCTGGCAAAGCGATTGTCGACTGGTGGCGGGCCGCTACGCTCGACGCGCTGATCGTCGGGGTACTGTGGCTTATTGGCCTCGAACTGATCCGTGTGCCACTCGCTCCTATGTGGGCGGTCCTCGGAGGCATGTTGCAGATCATTCCCACCTTCGGCAGCATGATCGCGCTGATCGGCCCTGTATTTTCAGTCGCTGTCAGCGGGCATGATGAGTGGCGGCTGGGACTCGTCCTTGGCCTCTACGGCCTGATCGTCATTCTCGAGGGCCTCGTCATAGCTCCCTACGTGCTGCACCGCAAGACCCGAGTTCCCTGGTGGGCAGCTTTCTTCGGCCCCATTCTGCTCGGCATCCTCGTCCCGTTCTGGGGAGTCCTCTTCGCGCCGCCCCTGATGGCTATCGTCTTCGCTCTGCTTGAAGATCCGGCGCCGAAGAGCCCCTCGTCCCGCTGA
- a CDS encoding LbetaH domain-containing protein → MSRQIYYNAAEHISPTTAEDPYLRPAFSRGNRIRRLVWNLCWMLFYRSSPRPLHAWRASLLRLFGATMGPNCHFYPKSKVWAPWNLVCADQVTAGDGVEIYNPAPVHLGSHAILSQEAYICGATHDYDDPAFPLIAYAMSFGAYSWICARASVAPGVNVGEGAVLGLGSVATRNLEPWTVYAGTPAVRVKERQRTV, encoded by the coding sequence ATGTCCAGGCAGATTTACTACAACGCGGCGGAGCATATCTCTCCCACGACGGCGGAGGATCCATATCTGCGGCCTGCCTTCTCGCGCGGCAACCGGATACGCCGGCTGGTGTGGAATCTCTGCTGGATGTTGTTTTACCGATCATCGCCACGTCCGCTGCACGCGTGGCGAGCGTCGCTCCTCCGGCTTTTTGGCGCAACCATGGGCCCTAACTGCCACTTCTACCCGAAGTCGAAGGTATGGGCTCCGTGGAACCTAGTGTGTGCCGATCAGGTAACAGCTGGCGACGGAGTTGAGATATATAACCCCGCTCCGGTGCACCTGGGATCGCACGCTATCCTCTCGCAGGAGGCGTATATCTGCGGCGCGACCCATGACTACGACGACCCGGCGTTTCCATTGATTGCCTACGCCATGAGCTTCGGCGCCTATAGCTGGATATGCGCACGCGCCTCAGTCGCTCCAGGGGTCAACGTCGGTGAGGGCGCGGTTCTAGGCCTGGGGTCGGTCGCAACGCGCAATCTGGAACCGTGGACCGTCTACGCGGGAACTCCGGCAGTGAGGGTGAAGGAGCGACAGAGGACGGTTTGA
- a CDS encoding ABC transporter ATP-binding protein, translated as MQQIIIRAEQVEKYYSQPSENRIQVISPTDLSITEGEIVALLGPSGSGKSTLMRMLTGLSRPSAGQVYWHEQPIATADVNVSIVFQSFALFPWLTVFENVEAPLKARGMEPGERRKRALKILDTVGLDGFQAAYPKELSGGMRQRVGFARALVVEPEVLFMDEPFSALDVLTAENLRSELLELWQKKTIPTKAIFIVTHNIEEAVLLADRIIVLGRNPGHVRTDFKVALAHPRDRKKPAFTQLVDYIYKVLTQPDAQPPALPQTPAGRPVRDQRSMHYQMLPHARPGGIAGLLELLLDHNGKDDIYRLADDLAFEIDDLLPIVDAAQLLGFLKVTEGDAAITPTGTEYANSEILRQKELFRKAAVDNVLLLRQIVRAIEAKSDRSVPEEFFHDMLDEQFSEDETLRQLETAINWGRYAELFDFDASRRRFIQPEKLHPEAEPSPVGEMEAR; from the coding sequence ATGCAGCAAATCATCATCCGCGCCGAACAGGTTGAGAAGTACTACTCTCAGCCGAGTGAAAACCGCATCCAGGTAATCTCGCCGACGGACCTTTCGATCACCGAGGGCGAGATCGTAGCCCTGCTGGGGCCTTCAGGCTCGGGAAAATCGACGCTGATGCGCATGTTGACTGGCCTGTCGAGGCCCTCGGCGGGCCAGGTCTATTGGCACGAGCAACCGATTGCGACCGCCGATGTCAATGTCTCCATCGTCTTCCAGAGCTTTGCTCTCTTTCCGTGGCTCACGGTCTTTGAAAACGTGGAGGCTCCGCTCAAAGCCCGCGGCATGGAGCCGGGGGAGAGGCGCAAGCGAGCACTCAAGATTCTTGACACCGTTGGTCTGGACGGCTTCCAGGCAGCTTATCCTAAGGAGCTCTCCGGCGGCATGCGGCAGAGGGTGGGCTTTGCGCGTGCGCTGGTGGTTGAGCCTGAGGTCCTGTTCATGGATGAGCCCTTCTCCGCTCTCGATGTGCTGACAGCAGAAAATCTTCGCAGCGAACTGCTGGAGCTGTGGCAGAAGAAGACCATTCCGACGAAGGCCATCTTTATCGTGACGCACAATATTGAAGAGGCCGTGCTGCTGGCAGACCGGATCATTGTGCTGGGGCGCAATCCGGGGCACGTGCGGACGGACTTCAAGGTTGCACTGGCGCATCCGCGTGACCGCAAGAAGCCCGCCTTTACCCAACTGGTCGACTACATCTACAAGGTGCTGACGCAGCCGGATGCGCAGCCGCCAGCACTACCGCAGACGCCCGCAGGCAGACCCGTCCGCGACCAGCGTTCGATGCACTACCAGATGCTTCCGCACGCGCGGCCCGGCGGTATCGCCGGCCTGCTGGAGCTGCTGCTGGACCACAACGGCAAAGACGACATCTATCGGCTAGCCGATGACCTTGCGTTTGAGATCGACGACCTGCTCCCGATCGTGGATGCTGCGCAGCTACTGGGCTTCCTCAAGGTGACCGAGGGCGACGCTGCGATTACTCCGACCGGAACAGAGTATGCAAATTCGGAGATTCTGCGGCAGAAAGAGCTGTTCCGCAAGGCCGCGGTAGACAATGTCCTGCTGTTACGGCAGATCGTCAGGGCGATTGAGGCCAAGAGCGATCGCTCTGTTCCGGAGGAGTTCTTCCACGACATGCTGGATGAGCAGTTCAGTGAAGACGAGACGCTCCGGCAACTGGAGACGGCGATCAACTGGGGCCGCTATGCCGAGCTGTTTGACTTCGACGCCTCGCGGCGCAGATTCATCCAACCTGAGAAGCTGCACCCTGAGGCAGAACCCAGCCCTGTGGGAGAGATGGAAGCACGATGA
- a CDS encoding glycosyltransferase family 4 protein, with amino-acid sequence MPRPPRGNSSAKRVRLAYLVSHPIQYQAPLLRRIAQEPDIDLTVFFGSDLSVRGYKDEGFGVDVKWDVPLLEGYRHEFLPKLKDGDKTTITSPLNYGITSRLRGIRGEPPFDALWVHGYSSINALHGMVAAKALGIPVLLRAESWLRDRERSGTKLGAKRAFFRTLGSFVDAVLPIGTYNAEYWRYYFGPDFPSFLMPYAVDNQSFQKLSRNAEAGRGALQAELKLDPARPVILFASKLQSRKHCDDLLEAYKNLASAPGKEPLPYLVIVGDGEERGELERRTAESHLTGVRFCGFRNQSELPRFFDLATVFVLPSRHEPWGLIVNEVMNAGRAVIVSDDVGCHPDLVRDGIEGYVFPARDVTALTSALRGVLASPETASCMGLNALKRIQTWNFEEDVRGLRQALATVTRRITA; translated from the coding sequence ATGCCCCGACCTCCCCGTGGTAACAGTAGTGCAAAAAGAGTCAGACTCGCTTATCTGGTAAGCCATCCGATCCAGTATCAGGCGCCGCTACTCCGGCGCATCGCGCAGGAACCGGACATTGATCTAACGGTCTTTTTCGGCTCGGACCTCTCCGTGCGCGGATACAAGGACGAGGGTTTCGGCGTTGACGTGAAGTGGGATGTCCCTCTGCTGGAGGGATACCGCCATGAATTCCTGCCGAAATTGAAGGACGGCGATAAGACCACAATCACCAGCCCGCTTAACTATGGAATCACGAGCCGTTTGCGTGGCATCAGAGGCGAGCCCCCCTTTGATGCACTCTGGGTGCACGGCTACTCCTCCATCAATGCGCTTCACGGCATGGTCGCAGCCAAGGCCCTGGGCATTCCGGTACTGCTTCGCGCGGAGTCATGGCTGAGAGATCGTGAGAGGTCAGGTACAAAACTGGGGGCAAAGCGCGCCTTTTTCAGGACACTCGGGTCCTTCGTGGATGCGGTGCTGCCTATCGGAACCTACAACGCAGAGTACTGGCGGTACTACTTCGGCCCGGACTTTCCATCGTTCCTGATGCCCTATGCGGTAGACAACCAATCTTTCCAGAAGCTAAGCCGCAATGCGGAAGCGGGACGCGGCGCCCTGCAAGCGGAGCTGAAGCTGGACCCGGCGCGTCCGGTGATTCTGTTCGCTTCCAAGCTGCAGAGCCGCAAGCACTGTGACGATCTACTGGAGGCCTACAAGAACCTCGCCTCAGCACCCGGCAAGGAGCCGCTCCCCTACCTGGTGATCGTCGGGGACGGAGAGGAGCGTGGGGAGTTGGAGCGGCGAACCGCAGAGAGCCATCTGACCGGAGTTCGCTTCTGCGGCTTCAGGAACCAGTCCGAACTACCACGATTCTTCGATCTGGCTACCGTGTTTGTGCTGCCGTCGCGCCATGAACCGTGGGGATTGATCGTGAACGAGGTGATGAACGCGGGTCGCGCAGTCATCGTCTCTGACGATGTAGGCTGCCACCCCGATCTGGTCCGGGACGGCATCGAGGGTTATGTCTTCCCTGCACGCGATGTGACCGCCCTTACTTCAGCGCTGCGCGGGGTGCTGGCGTCTCCCGAGACGGCGTCCTGCATGGGCCTGAACGCCCTGAAGCGCATTCAGACGTGGAACTTTGAGGAAGACGTCCGGGGATTGCGGCAGGCACTGGCGACGGTGACACGGAGGATCACAGCATGA
- a CDS encoding polysaccharide biosynthesis/export family protein has product MRHRHHRLRASIEASSIRAGRRRIWTAATSLLSVLLLMSCVARAQFSGPALGASTPVNRSLTPTTDQAILFPPSREIRLGAGDLIAIHVYGETDFSPSVRVSMDGTIQLPLIGTVAVDSLSLHEASRLIAQRLVSAGMYRNPQVTIQLIESPNQLVTVTGELHGIVPITGQRRLFDVLSAAGGLPPTASHVIMINRPGVDQTIVIDMGTDPAKSNMANVPVFARDTIVIPRVGVVYVLGAFKTQGAIPIVQNSPLTLMQVASLSGGTGFEGKYNDLRLIRTVGTDRKVVRVDIKRVINGKDPDPVLQADDIVFLPNDAMKSAIKSGGLGTLLGLASILIIAIRP; this is encoded by the coding sequence ATGAGGCATCGCCACCATCGGCTCCGTGCCAGCATTGAGGCTTCAAGTATCAGGGCTGGCAGACGCAGAATATGGACCGCGGCCACTTCCCTGCTCTCCGTGCTGCTGTTGATGAGTTGCGTGGCCCGGGCTCAGTTCAGCGGGCCTGCACTTGGAGCGTCCACGCCGGTAAATCGGTCCCTCACGCCAACGACCGACCAGGCAATCCTTTTTCCGCCATCGAGGGAGATACGCCTGGGGGCCGGAGACCTGATCGCTATCCATGTCTACGGTGAGACCGACTTCAGCCCGTCCGTGCGCGTGAGCATGGACGGGACCATTCAACTCCCATTGATCGGAACAGTTGCGGTTGACTCCCTCAGTCTCCACGAGGCCTCGAGACTGATCGCCCAGCGGTTGGTAAGCGCGGGGATGTACCGCAATCCGCAGGTCACGATCCAACTGATCGAATCTCCGAATCAGCTCGTCACGGTCACGGGCGAGCTCCATGGCATCGTCCCGATCACTGGTCAACGGCGTCTGTTCGATGTCCTGTCAGCAGCCGGAGGGCTGCCTCCAACCGCAAGCCACGTCATTATGATCAACCGCCCTGGGGTCGACCAGACGATTGTGATCGATATGGGAACAGACCCTGCCAAAAGCAATATGGCAAACGTCCCGGTCTTTGCCAGAGACACCATCGTCATCCCGAGAGTCGGAGTTGTCTACGTGCTGGGAGCCTTCAAGACCCAGGGAGCAATCCCGATCGTGCAGAACTCGCCGTTGACGCTGATGCAGGTCGCCTCGCTCTCAGGGGGCACGGGATTTGAAGGGAAATACAACGATCTCCGGTTGATCCGAACAGTTGGAACCGACCGAAAGGTGGTCAGGGTCGATATCAAGCGAGTGATCAACGGCAAGGATCCTGATCCAGTCCTGCAGGCAGACGATATCGTCTTCCTGCCGAACGACGCCATGAAGAGTGCAATCAAATCCGGTGGACTTGGAACACTGCTTGGCCTGGCTTCAATTCTTATCATCGCCATACGCCCTTAA
- a CDS encoding GumC family protein: MGFEISQTPPGVGTSELTPAGFSAASMTDTTLSEALITLRKRRLVVLICFLLGVLYGLYQALTQPKVYEAFGRIQVRSGSSNEYRVNAVQAYSNDTASRMQTEVAILQSDSLMLTVARDMNLCNDHVFLGVKGPVPHASLDDPKVRQSTTHRLLSNLHITLVPKTDIIRISYDSDNPKLSADIVNKVISAYIQRSFETRFESTKRVSNWLSGQLDDLKQQVQTSQEQMMDLQRRLGILGFDPNHNQMSSSLEDLSRAANEAKLARIIAESRYRMLSGMDPNTIENSIEATPGTTPAELNALRTQIATARANYAQMESTLGPNHPQAKALKAQIDELAREIDTEQQRLLLQAKQNYLIARTNEQQTSGALESQKSDAYKLRDDLVEYTLRQREFESNRTLYEGLLQRLRTAGVQAGLESLEIDVVDQAMVPSDPILKPKSRIVVTMTIFGLLGGIVVAFLLESLDTGLRHVAEIESLTELPSLAIIPRSRRSATDGDATWSTAQRNITVLTQPKSQFAEAFRSLRTALLLSTAGHPPKFILFTSATMSEGKTTAAANLACVLAQGAARILLIDADLRRPAIHHRFGLNGKVGLTTLLTGATTLEQSVQHVPEIPNLDVMPSGPIPPFPTEMLSSQAMNDLLMRCGDIYTHVVIDSPPILSVTDGVILSRAADAVVLVIRHGKASKHVVRRTRDLLLRAGAPVTGIVLNAVDMNSPEYYGYYGYSGYSYSGVDSESWESQTKAKETKV, from the coding sequence ATGGGTTTTGAGATCTCGCAGACTCCGCCCGGTGTGGGCACTTCTGAACTGACTCCAGCCGGATTCAGCGCTGCATCGATGACCGACACGACGCTGTCGGAAGCGCTGATTACACTGCGCAAACGCCGCCTCGTTGTCCTGATATGTTTTCTGCTGGGGGTGCTCTACGGCCTCTATCAGGCGCTCACGCAACCGAAGGTCTATGAGGCGTTCGGGCGGATACAGGTCCGCTCTGGATCGTCGAACGAGTATCGCGTGAATGCGGTGCAGGCCTACTCAAACGATACGGCGTCGAGGATGCAGACCGAGGTCGCAATTCTTCAAAGCGACAGCCTGATGCTGACGGTCGCGCGGGACATGAACCTCTGCAATGACCATGTATTCCTGGGAGTCAAAGGACCGGTTCCTCACGCTTCGCTCGATGACCCGAAGGTACGGCAATCGACGACCCACCGTCTGCTGAGCAACCTGCACATTACGCTCGTTCCAAAGACCGATATCATCCGCATCAGTTATGACAGCGACAATCCGAAGCTGTCGGCCGATATTGTGAATAAGGTCATCTCAGCCTACATTCAGCGAAGCTTTGAGACACGTTTCGAATCAACAAAGAGAGTTTCTAACTGGCTCTCGGGCCAACTGGACGATCTGAAGCAGCAGGTGCAGACATCGCAGGAACAGATGATGGACCTGCAACGCCGCCTGGGGATCCTGGGCTTCGATCCAAATCATAATCAGATGAGCTCATCGCTCGAAGACCTCTCGAGGGCGGCGAATGAGGCCAAGCTGGCACGCATAATCGCGGAATCCCGGTACCGGATGCTGAGTGGAATGGACCCCAACACGATCGAGAACTCGATCGAGGCGACGCCGGGGACCACGCCAGCGGAACTGAACGCCCTCCGGACTCAGATTGCTACGGCAAGAGCCAACTACGCCCAGATGGAGTCGACGCTTGGGCCGAATCATCCGCAGGCCAAGGCGTTGAAGGCACAGATCGATGAACTCGCACGGGAGATTGATACCGAGCAACAGCGTCTTCTGCTGCAAGCCAAACAAAACTACCTTATCGCGCGGACGAATGAGCAGCAGACGAGTGGGGCACTGGAATCGCAGAAGTCAGATGCATACAAGCTGCGCGACGATCTTGTGGAATACACGCTGCGGCAACGGGAGTTCGAATCAAACCGCACCCTGTATGAAGGGCTCTTGCAACGCTTGCGTACCGCAGGGGTGCAGGCGGGGTTGGAGTCCCTGGAGATCGACGTAGTCGATCAGGCGATGGTGCCTTCCGACCCGATCCTCAAGCCCAAGTCCAGGATCGTCGTCACGATGACTATCTTTGGCTTGCTGGGCGGCATCGTTGTGGCCTTCCTGCTTGAGAGCCTCGACACAGGCCTTCGCCACGTCGCCGAGATTGAGAGCCTTACCGAGCTTCCTTCGCTGGCAATCATTCCACGTTCGCGGCGTTCGGCCACGGATGGTGACGCTACATGGTCCACTGCCCAGCGCAATATCACGGTACTGACGCAGCCGAAGTCTCAATTTGCTGAAGCCTTCCGCTCGCTGCGAACAGCGCTCCTGCTGTCGACGGCCGGCCATCCGCCGAAGTTCATTCTGTTTACCAGCGCTACGATGTCCGAGGGCAAGACAACCGCCGCAGCCAACCTTGCCTGCGTCCTCGCGCAAGGTGCTGCACGTATCCTGCTTATCGATGCTGACCTGCGCAGACCGGCCATTCACCACCGCTTCGGCCTGAATGGCAAGGTCGGCCTGACAACCTTGCTGACTGGGGCCACGACCCTGGAGCAATCCGTGCAGCACGTCCCAGAGATTCCTAATCTGGATGTCATGCCAAGTGGACCTATACCGCCATTTCCAACCGAGATGCTGAGCTCGCAGGCGATGAACGACCTGCTGATGCGTTGCGGCGATATCTATACCCATGTGGTCATCGATTCCCCGCCAATCCTGTCTGTCACGGATGGAGTCATTCTGTCTCGCGCGGCCGATGCCGTAGTCCTGGTCATCCGTCACGGTAAAGCGAGCAAACATGTCGTTCGGCGCACCAGGGATCTCCTGCTACGCGCCGGCGCGCCTGTAACAGGCATTGTGCTCAACGCGGTAGACATGAACTCTCCCGAGTACTACGGCTATTACGGCTATTCGGGATACTCCTATTCGGGCGTCGACTCCGAAAGTTGGGAGTCGCAGACAAAGGCGAAGGAGACCAAGGTATGA
- a CDS encoding ABC transporter permease → MNFPDSFSNIPGRETMARSQVLRRSWPVVLDLCVAGIGLACFYGVVQIAKYWFGHPVPEITISLSPRALPRYAFYSVVRIGLAYVLSLLFAVAYGYIAAYNKRIEALMIAGLDILQSIPVLSFLPGVMLAMVALFPTRQIGVEMGAILLIFTGQVWNMAFSFYSSLKSIPRELMEASGIYKFSRWQRLVQLELPYAAIGLVWNSMVSVAGGWFFLMACEMFVLGTRDFRLPGLGSYLQTAAGVGNLTAITWGLVTMIAIIVATDQLIWRPVIAWSDKFKFEQGQSSTRISSPLLHLLQHSRGLRTLRHHTVDPLGESINQFFAEGRKQRITKQMAQAANSSNGRETRWMGLLRWAMLVALSASVLYAALHALTLLQQVHGPEFAGIMKGALATFLRVNTALLLASVWTIPAGVAIGFHPRLARIAQPLAQIAASVPATALFPVLLLALVQMGGGLGIGSIALMLLGTQWYILFNVIAGAMAIPTDLREVAEMFRFSTAQRWKTVILPGIFPYLITGLVTASGGAWNASIIAEYFRLKNQTLQTVGLGAVISAATDSGQFQILLLATIVMAMMVVTINRLVWRPLYRLAETRYKLGD, encoded by the coding sequence ATGAATTTTCCTGACAGCTTCAGCAACATTCCCGGACGGGAGACCATGGCGCGGTCGCAGGTGCTGCGGCGAAGCTGGCCGGTGGTGCTCGACCTGTGTGTCGCGGGGATTGGGCTGGCCTGCTTCTACGGGGTGGTTCAGATCGCGAAGTACTGGTTCGGCCATCCCGTGCCTGAGATCACCATCTCGCTAAGTCCCCGGGCGCTGCCACGCTATGCGTTCTATTCCGTCGTGCGGATTGGGCTGGCGTACGTGCTGAGCTTGCTGTTTGCCGTCGCCTATGGATATATCGCGGCTTACAACAAGCGCATCGAAGCGTTGATGATCGCAGGACTCGACATCCTGCAATCGATCCCGGTGCTCAGCTTTCTTCCCGGGGTCATGCTGGCGATGGTGGCGCTATTCCCGACGCGGCAGATTGGCGTGGAGATGGGCGCGATTCTGCTGATCTTCACCGGTCAGGTTTGGAACATGGCCTTCAGCTTCTACTCCTCGCTGAAGAGCATTCCACGAGAGCTGATGGAGGCTTCGGGAATCTACAAATTTTCGCGATGGCAGCGGCTGGTGCAGCTCGAACTGCCCTATGCGGCAATCGGCCTGGTGTGGAACTCGATGGTGTCCGTCGCCGGAGGATGGTTCTTCCTGATGGCCTGCGAGATGTTCGTGCTGGGGACGAGGGACTTCCGGTTGCCGGGACTGGGCTCGTACCTGCAGACAGCCGCAGGCGTGGGAAACCTGACCGCCATCACCTGGGGTCTGGTGACGATGATCGCGATCATCGTCGCAACCGACCAGCTCATCTGGCGGCCTGTGATTGCATGGAGCGACAAGTTCAAGTTCGAGCAGGGTCAGAGCAGCACCCGGATCTCGTCGCCGCTGCTGCATCTGCTGCAACACTCGCGCGGACTGCGGACACTCAGACACCATACTGTGGACCCGCTCGGCGAAAGCATCAACCAGTTCTTCGCGGAGGGACGTAAGCAGCGGATCACGAAACAGATGGCACAGGCCGCCAACTCATCCAATGGGCGCGAAACCCGCTGGATGGGACTGCTGAGGTGGGCCATGCTGGTCGCCCTCAGTGCGTCAGTGCTCTATGCTGCTCTCCATGCCCTTACGCTTCTTCAGCAGGTGCACGGCCCTGAGTTCGCGGGGATCATGAAGGGCGCGCTGGCGACATTCCTGCGGGTCAACACAGCGTTGCTGCTCGCCTCGGTGTGGACGATTCCTGCAGGCGTGGCGATCGGATTTCATCCTCGGCTGGCGAGGATTGCGCAGCCACTGGCACAGATCGCGGCCTCGGTTCCGGCGACGGCGCTCTTCCCTGTCCTGCTTCTTGCGCTGGTTCAGATGGGAGGAGGACTGGGCATCGGTTCTATCGCACTGATGCTGCTGGGGACGCAGTGGTACATCCTGTTCAACGTCATCGCGGGAGCCATGGCGATCCCCACAGACCTGCGCGAGGTCGCGGAGATGTTTCGCTTCAGCACAGCGCAACGCTGGAAGACCGTGATTCTGCCGGGAATCTTTCCGTACCTGATTACGGGGCTGGTGACGGCCTCGGGCGGCGCATGGAATGCCAGCATCATCGCTGAGTACTTCCGCCTGAAGAACCAGACCCTGCAAACGGTTGGGCTCGGCGCGGTCATCAGTGCAGCAACCGACAGCGGGCAGTTCCAGATTCTTCTGCTGGCGACGATTGTCATGGCGATGATGGTAGTGACGATCAACCGGCTGGTGTGGCGGCCTCTCTACCGGCTGGCCGAGACGCGCTATAAGCTCGGCGACTGA
- a CDS encoding response regulator translates to MSDTTSTAASKPKVLVADDEQVIANTLAIILNQAGFDARAVFSGEKAVEVLDSFQPDMLISDVIMTGMTGIEAAIITRSRLPKCKILLFSGQAATADLLERAREQGHEFEILAKPVHPTDLLARLRS, encoded by the coding sequence ATGTCTGATACAACGTCGACCGCGGCGTCTAAGCCCAAGGTTCTTGTCGCCGATGATGAACAAGTAATCGCCAATACTCTGGCGATTATTCTCAACCAGGCAGGCTTTGATGCGCGCGCGGTCTTCAGCGGTGAAAAGGCGGTCGAGGTCTTGGATAGCTTTCAGCCAGACATGCTCATCAGCGACGTCATCATGACTGGTATGACGGGGATTGAGGCCGCCATCATCACTCGCTCCCGTCTCCCCAAGTGCAAGATCCTGCTCTTCTCGGGGCAGGCGGCTACAGCTGATTTACTGGAGCGGGCCAGGGAGCAGGGCCACGAGTTTGAGATTCTCGCCAAACCTGTCCATCCCACCGATCTGCTCGCGCGGCTCCGCAGTTAG
- a CDS encoding glycosyltransferase — MRILHIIGTLNPEAGGPTESVRVLLSYGPIGYTGEVVTLDDPTAPYLRQIGFRVHALGPTSTKYGFNSKLLPWLKENRSRFDGVVVNGLWQYCGYAAWRTLSGNTPYVVFTHGMLDPYFKHTFPMKHIKKWLYWAPVEYHVLRDAYRVLFTSKAEKRLAEQSFWLHRWNPHVVPYGASGPPEIDPEQMKRAFFECCPSVKGKRFLLYLGRIHRKKGCDMLIQAFGQVAHEDPSLELVMAGPDQQRWSTELKAIAVEYGVSHRIHWPGMLTGESKWGAFFASEAFILPSHQENFGIAVAEALSCGAPALLADKVNIAEEIAEEGAGLMELDTLDGTLNLLRRWIGMTPDERKAMSKRASECFHTKYDMRENAKAIIRLFETATTHPAGS, encoded by the coding sequence ATGCGAATTCTTCACATCATTGGAACGCTGAACCCCGAGGCAGGCGGGCCAACCGAGTCTGTGAGAGTGCTGCTCAGCTATGGGCCGATCGGTTATACCGGCGAAGTGGTTACGCTGGACGACCCGACGGCTCCATATCTGCGACAAATTGGGTTTCGTGTTCACGCGTTGGGGCCAACCAGCACAAAATACGGCTTCAACTCGAAGCTCTTGCCATGGTTGAAGGAGAACCGCAGCCGCTTTGACGGTGTGGTGGTGAACGGCCTGTGGCAGTATTGCGGGTACGCAGCATGGCGCACTCTTTCAGGCAATACTCCCTATGTGGTCTTCACGCACGGCATGCTCGACCCATATTTCAAGCACACATTTCCGATGAAGCACATCAAGAAGTGGCTCTATTGGGCTCCGGTGGAATACCACGTCCTGCGGGACGCGTATCGCGTCCTGTTTACTTCCAAGGCAGAAAAGCGGCTGGCCGAGCAGAGCTTCTGGCTGCACCGCTGGAACCCTCATGTCGTGCCGTATGGTGCGAGCGGGCCTCCCGAGATCGATCCCGAGCAGATGAAACGTGCTTTTTTCGAGTGCTGCCCAAGCGTGAAAGGCAAGCGCTTCCTGCTCTATCTCGGCAGGATCCACCGCAAGAAGGGATGCGACATGCTGATCCAGGCCTTCGGGCAGGTCGCTCACGAAGACCCCAGCCTGGAGTTGGTGATGGCTGGACCGGATCAGCAACGCTGGAGCACGGAGCTGAAAGCGATTGCAGTAGAGTACGGCGTCAGCCACCGCATCCACTGGCCAGGCATGTTGACCGGAGAGTCAAAGTGGGGAGCCTTCTTTGCCTCCGAGGCCTTCATACTTCCATCGCACCAGGAGAACTTCGGAATTGCTGTGGCCGAAGCGCTGAGCTGCGGGGCTCCCGCTCTGCTGGCGGACAAGGTCAACATCGCCGAGGAGATCGCAGAGGAAGGCGCAGGACTGATGGAACTCGATACCCTGGATGGCACTCTGAACCTGTTGCGCCGGTGGATTGGCATGACCCCCGACGAACGGAAGGCAATGTCAAAGCGGGCGAGCGAGTGCTTCCACACAAAGTATGATATGCGGGAGAATGCAAAAGCGATCATTCGGCTCTTTGAGACGGCGACGACGCACCCAGCTGGCTCGTAA